GTCCGCCAAAAACTGGCCCAGAAACCCAGTTCCGGCCGCTCCAGCTCATAGCTGTAACCATGTCCGCAATCCGGGCAACGGGCGGGCAGGTCGGAGCCATTTGGTTGTGGCTAAAATAATTGTCGACAAGCCCTAGGGCACGTCAGGCAGGGCATACATTTCTTTAGGGATGGCATATAAATCTGTCTCACAGTGATAAGAATCATGGTGGGCCATAAAAAACACATAATTTTCAAGGTTTTCAGAGACCCATAGTGGAATTTCGTGCAACGCATCTGCACCGTGGTATATGCTTATTTGAAGAAACGGCCTTGTACGGCGCAAGAAATTTAGCCCCCCTCGTAAGGTGGCTTGCTCTCCTCCCTCTATATCAAACGAGAGGACTAGGCGCTCATGAAAAACTAGACTTGAAGAAAACTCATCTAATGTTGTGACTTTTACCTCATAACCTCCACGCTCGACAATTTTGCCAGAGCCGCCACTACCATTAAAACTGACCACTCCAGACTTTTCACCTAAGGCAAAAGGCACGAGTTCAATTTGTGACGTAAACTTTTTTGCCTCTATCCTTTTTTTTATTTTCTCGATATTATTTGGTTCAGGCTCAAAAGCGTAAACCATCCCTTTCTTCCCCACCATCTTGCTAAAATGAGCCGATGTCACGCCGTTAGATGCGCCGATATCAAAAACGACATCGCCCTCTTGAGGCTTAACAATGGGATGGTGATACTCAGAAAATGGTGCAATCCGTAAATACCCATGATCGCCTGTTATTCTGTACTTCACAATAGA
This is a stretch of genomic DNA from Maridesulfovibrio bastinii DSM 16055. It encodes these proteins:
- a CDS encoding FkbM family methyltransferase — its product is MPALHEANNEDQFLLFLNEAKLHRMPFGGPCGFRKTVLVTLKERLEEDEKTFKARWNVYPDFVVSPVKNTNFGTHRQIDIEEIRRDPNLLAVVGTPERSLCRVLASHGVSDVRFLTDPSYKKVNANSKFFESRRAELLKVFNLLEDIESKLTFASIVKYRITGDHGYLRIAPFSEYHHPIVKPQEGDVVFDIGASNGVTSAHFSKMVGKKGMVYAFEPEPNNIEKIKKRIEAKKFTSQIELVPFALGEKSGVVSFNGSGGSGKIVERGGYEVKVTTLDEFSSSLVFHERLVLSFDIEGGEQATLRGGLNFLRRTRPFLQISIYHGADALHEIPLWVSENLENYVFFMAHHDSYHCETDLYAIPKEMYALPDVP